GAGCTGAGAGCACTAACTAAGGTGCTTCTTTTGTTATGTAAGTGTGGGTGTGGCTAAATCACGTGTTATTCGCAATGTGGATTTTGGCGAAAGAATCTCTCCGTTATTGGGTGGTACAAGGTCCCACCATTGTGTTGAGTACGATCCTTGTGTGCTACGGGATAGCAGTGTCGTTGGGTCATGTTCCCGCCTGGCTTCCCATGATCAGCGACTGCGCTGTGCTCCCTCCAGAGAAGTACATTTTCAGACTGGGAATGGTCATTGGTTCAGCACTCCTTTTCATGGACTCTATTTTAATATACAATGTGGACAAGTCGTATTCTCATTCAAAACTTGGTCTAGTGCTAGGAATAGTGGCACCAGCAGCATTGTCTATTGTGGGAGTGGTCAATGAAGAGGAAAATAACAGTGTGCACTCCAGTAAGACACACATTTCTACTTGTCCAATATTATGTCCGTCCATCATGCATATATACTTTTTGTTGTACATGCAGCTGCAGCAGTGATGGTGTTCCTAGCTTATGATGCATACATGATGCTGTTCTCCTTCTACTCTGGTGCAGAACCCAACATTGGCATCATCTCTCTCATTATCAAGAAAATTTGTACCGTGGTTGGAGTTGCATCATTTGTGACATTCATCTTCATGTGTATCCTtgctctgtatgtgtgtgtgtgtgtgtgtgtgtgtgtgtgtgtgtgtgtgtgtgtgtgtgtgtgtgtgtgtgtgtgtgtgtgtgtgtgtgtgtgtgtgtgtgtgtgctggtgtTATGGGATTCTGCATGTACATGGAAGTTGTTTTTATTTGGGTTagatttacagtggaacctctctattacgccGGGACATTcagccactttttgctgtaatatagagggtttcctctttcagaggtaaaaaaaatgtattaaccagacctttTGGGACCAAAGTTTTGTCCATATTATGGagtttttttctattgtgtccttagtTTGGGGAGTTTATTAAGAGAGGTTTCATACACTGTAGTTATTTGGTGTGTGAGCATGCATGCCACTAACTTTAATATAAAGCTATACTACAAGGCCATGCTACATCATATGATCTTGCATGCTATAGTATATGTATAGTGCAAGCCGTAAATAGCTAGGGTTTGTTTACTGACTTCTTAATTAATGGCATTCATGACAATGCACTGCATGGTGGATAGAGAGCAAAAGATTTTCTGTCCTGGAAGAGCTACACACTGGCCTCCTATGCTGGACTCATAAAATAGTCTAGCATATATTCATCTGCACTTTCTTTTCTCTCCCCTAGAATCTCTGTGAACATAATCTGTATTAGTAGAAGCTATATGGTTTATATGGCTTTTAGTTAAAGCTGATGCTGTACACAGTAGAGGCTATATTTGACAGTCTGTGCGTGAGTGGAAAAATTTAAGAGAGCTACACTGTGCAGATGACAATGAAAAACCCTACACCTATACCTTGCATTATAAGTTCAATGATGAAAGCTATTTATCCAGGGTCTGCAT
The Dysidea avara chromosome 7, odDysAvar1.4, whole genome shotgun sequence genome window above contains:
- the LOC136260998 gene encoding modulator of macroautophagy TMEM150B-like, coding for MWILAKESLRYWVVQGPTIVLSTILVCYGIAVSLGHVPAWLPMISDCAVLPPEKYIFRLGMVIGSALLFMDSILIYNVDKSYSHSKLGLVLGIVAPAALSIVGVVNEEENNSVHSTAAVMVFLAYDAYMMLFSFYSGAEPNIGIISLIIKKICTVVGVASFVTFIFMSTDWDKYKTQIAICEWAGTMAILLFNASFAADMQHLYLCEVRVPCDSDGSSCHMADQSAKKDKAVV